One window of Metamycoplasma arthritidis genomic DNA carries:
- the eno gene encoding phosphopyruvate hydratase: MSKIVSINAYEVLDSRGNPTVKVELTTEKAYAEALVPSGASTGSKEALELRDKGTKYEKNWFGGKGVQTAVDNVNEIIFPALKGKDVTKQFEIDKLMIELDGTETKSKLGANAILAVSLAVAKAAANEANVPLYAYLAKLDNRQAYKLPVPMLNVINGGEHASNTIDFQEFMIMPLGAKTFKEAMQIANFVFHTLAKLLKEAGHGTQVGDEGGFAPNLHTHEETLDFLVNAIKKAGYNPATSGDNAVAICLDTASSELYCSESKTYTFKKFKKALDEKRPGFEKYASMKYKFTSDEYVEYYGNLIAKYPIISIEDSHDENDWEGFRKMKKLYGNRVQLVGDDLIVTNPKYIKMAIEKDAINASLIKINQIGSLWETIEAIKMTQAANMVPVISHRSGETEDTFIADLAVAFNTGEIKTGSLSRTDRIAKYNRLLKIEQELGNKAKYEGRASFSNLK, encoded by the coding sequence ATGTCTAAGATTGTTAGCATTAATGCTTACGAAGTATTAGATAGTCGTGGCAATCCTACTGTAAAAGTTGAACTTACTACAGAAAAAGCCTACGCCGAAGCCTTAGTTCCTTCTGGTGCTTCTACTGGTTCAAAAGAAGCTTTGGAATTAAGAGATAAAGGTACAAAATACGAAAAAAATTGATTTGGTGGCAAAGGTGTACAAACCGCAGTCGACAATGTTAATGAAATCATCTTTCCCGCTCTTAAAGGTAAAGATGTTACTAAACAATTTGAAATTGACAAGTTAATGATTGAACTTGATGGTACCGAAACTAAATCTAAATTAGGAGCAAATGCAATTTTAGCAGTTTCGCTTGCAGTGGCAAAAGCCGCAGCAAACGAAGCTAATGTGCCACTATATGCTTATTTAGCTAAACTAGATAATCGTCAAGCTTATAAACTTCCTGTACCAATGTTAAATGTAATTAATGGTGGTGAACACGCTTCTAATACCATTGATTTCCAAGAATTCATGATTATGCCTTTAGGAGCAAAGACGTTTAAAGAAGCAATGCAAATTGCAAACTTCGTGTTTCACACTTTAGCAAAACTACTAAAAGAAGCGGGACACGGCACTCAAGTTGGTGATGAAGGAGGATTTGCTCCTAACCTTCACACTCACGAAGAAACTTTGGATTTCCTTGTTAATGCTATTAAAAAAGCTGGCTACAATCCAGCTACTAGTGGAGACAATGCAGTTGCTATTTGCCTAGACACTGCTAGTTCAGAACTATATTGCTCAGAGTCAAAAACTTATACATTTAAAAAATTCAAAAAAGCACTTGATGAAAAACGCCCAGGTTTTGAAAAATATGCTTCAATGAAGTATAAATTCACTAGTGATGAATATGTTGAATACTACGGCAACTTAATTGCTAAATATCCAATTATCTCAATTGAAGACTCGCACGATGAAAATGATTGAGAAGGCTTTAGAAAAATGAAGAAATTATATGGCAATCGTGTGCAACTTGTCGGCGACGATTTAATTGTAACTAACCCTAAATATATTAAAATGGCAATCGAAAAAGATGCTATTAACGCTTCGTTAATTAAAATTAATCAGATTGGCTCGCTTTGAGAAACAATTGAAGCAATCAAAATGACTCAAGCCGCTAATATGGTTCCAGTAATTTCACACCGTTCTGGCGAAACCGAAGACACTTTTATTGCTGACCTTGCTGTTGCTTTTAACACTGGAGAAATTAAAACTGGCTCACTTTCAAGAACCGATCGCATTGCCAAATACAATCGTCTGCTAAAAATTGAACAAGAATTAGGTAACAAAGCAAAATATGAAGGAAGAGCTTCATTTAGCAATTTAAAATAA
- the lysS gene encoding lysine--tRNA ligase, whose protein sequence is MERKFSEQEQVRRDKVTALEKQNIRAFSQTIKPTHTSEEIHANFANKEREDIEKTNTIAVLNGRVIAQRGPFLVLQGRSSTLQIYVDKKALNEETLIILKQLDLGDIISATGLVSKTHTGELMIKASDIKLLTKSLIPLPDKFHGLVDREDRYRHRYVDTIVNEDVKKTFILRSKIIKLIREYFDNLNFLEVDTPVLQPILGGAAAKPFITYYNALNCNFYLRIATELPLKKLIVGGFERVYEIGRIFRNEGIDTTHNPEFTSIEFYEAYSDMWGMMERTEGVFRYIAEKLNVQKLNFAGKEIDITKPFAKINMVDAVSEKIGVNVRELDDKKALELAKQHDIKVEKYFKLGHVIEALFEKYIEETLIQPTFVYGHPLDISPLAFKDESDPRFTQRAELFICTKEFANMYTELNDPFDQLQRFEAQLDEKNAGNEEANEIDWDFVKALEYGMPPTGGCGIGIERLIMFFTENDSIREVLLFPQLKAVSQK, encoded by the coding sequence ATGGAAAGAAAATTTAGTGAACAAGAACAGGTTAGACGCGACAAAGTAACAGCTTTAGAAAAACAGAATATTAGAGCATTTTCACAAACAATTAAACCTACTCACACAAGTGAAGAAATTCATGCTAATTTTGCTAATAAAGAACGTGAGGATATTGAAAAAACCAACACCATTGCCGTGTTAAATGGAAGAGTGATTGCCCAACGTGGACCATTTTTAGTATTACAAGGTCGTAGCAGTACATTGCAAATTTATGTAGATAAAAAAGCATTGAATGAAGAAACACTTATTATTCTAAAGCAACTAGATTTAGGCGACATTATTAGTGCCACCGGGTTAGTTTCTAAAACTCACACCGGGGAGCTTATGATTAAAGCTAGCGATATTAAACTTCTAACAAAATCATTAATTCCTTTACCCGATAAATTTCATGGTTTAGTTGATCGTGAAGATCGCTATCGTCATCGTTATGTTGATACTATTGTTAATGAAGATGTCAAAAAAACTTTTATTCTAAGAAGCAAAATCATTAAATTAATTCGTGAATATTTTGATAATTTAAACTTTTTAGAAGTTGACACACCAGTTCTTCAACCAATTTTAGGTGGTGCTGCTGCTAAACCATTTATTACTTATTACAATGCTTTAAATTGCAACTTTTATTTAAGAATTGCCACTGAACTTCCACTTAAAAAACTAATAGTCGGAGGGTTTGAAAGAGTATACGAAATCGGTAGAATTTTTAGAAACGAAGGTATTGATACCACACATAACCCTGAATTTACTTCAATTGAGTTTTATGAAGCTTATTCAGATATGTGAGGCATGATGGAACGTACCGAGGGTGTGTTTAGATATATTGCTGAAAAATTGAATGTTCAAAAACTAAATTTTGCTGGTAAAGAAATCGATATTACCAAACCTTTTGCCAAAATTAATATGGTAGATGCTGTTAGTGAAAAAATTGGTGTTAATGTAAGAGAACTAGATGATAAAAAAGCTCTTGAATTGGCGAAACAACATGATATTAAAGTTGAAAAATACTTTAAATTAGGTCATGTTATTGAAGCATTATTTGAAAAATACATTGAAGAAACTTTGATTCAACCAACTTTTGTTTATGGACATCCTTTGGATATTAGTCCGCTTGCATTTAAAGATGAAAGTGATCCTCGCTTTACTCAAAGAGCAGAACTATTTATTTGCACTAAAGAATTTGCTAACATGTACACTGAGTTAAATGATCCTTTTGATCAATTACAGCGTTTCGAAGCACAACTAGATGAAAAAAATGCCGGTAATGAAGAAGCTAATGAAATTGACTGAGATTTTGTTAAGGCACTTGAATATGGTATGCCGCCAACCGGAGGTTGTGGAATTGGTATTGAAAGGCTTATCATGTTCT